The following are encoded in a window of Sebastes umbrosus isolate fSebUmb1 chromosome 7, fSebUmb1.pri, whole genome shotgun sequence genomic DNA:
- the slc13a5b gene encoding solute carrier family 13 member 5 gives MVRNPPIHHFSFRMPFFKYLRSVKNEIILFSAPFLLLPLPLVIGTSEAECGYVIILMAVYWCTEVLPLAVTALLPAILFPAFGIMQSKYVCMQYLKDTNLLFVGGLLVAVAVEHWNLHKRIALRVLLIVGVRPALLMLGFMGVTAFLSMWISNTATTAMMVPIVQAVLQQLNNTEAETPQILSSEDPVQTSDTDSKQPPQMEKQSEGQGPVVVTFLDATVEAAMRKEAAERRRMCKGMTLCVCYAASIGGTATLTGTGPNLVLKGQMNQLFPENGDVINFASWFGFAFPNMILMLTLAWLWLQFVFMGFNFKKTWGCGAVKTEKDIAAYNVIREEHRRLGSMSFGELNVLGLFILLVVMWFSRDPGFVAGWATHFFNSKAEYVTDATVAIFIAVLLFVLPSKPPRFCSRRTQSFDTAPHQTVGPTPPLLTWKVAQKKLPWGIVLLLGGGFALAKGSEESGLSKWLGDQMTPLQHIPPWAIAIILCLLIATFTECTSNVATATLFLPVLASMSQSIGINPLYVMVPCTLSASFAFMLPVATPPNAIVFSYGYLKVADMARTGIVMNIIGILCITLAINTWGKAMFDLDTFPAWANVTGV, from the exons ATGGTGCGAAATCCTCCCATTCACCATTTTTCCTTCAGGATGCCATTCTTTAAATATCTTCGCTCTGTTAAGAATGAGATTATCCTCTTCTCAGCTCCATTTCTTCTCCTTCCACTGCCTTTAGTGATCGGGACATCG GAGGCAGAATGTGGCTATGTGATAATCCTGATGGCGGTGTACTGGTGCACAGAGGTCCTCCCGCTGGCTGTAACGGCTCTGCTTCCAGCCATCCTCTTCCCAGCGTTTGGCATCATGCAATCCAAATAT GTGTGTATGCAGTACCTGAAAGACACAAACCTGTTGTTTGTGGGGGGGTTGTTGGTGGCAGTAGCCGTGGAGCACTGGAATCTGCACAAGCGCATCGCCTTGAGGGTGCTGCTCATCGTTGGTGTGCGTCCGGCGCT TTTGATGTTGGGTTTCATGGGTGTAACTGCCTTCTTGTCCATGTGGATCAGTAACACGGCTACCACAGCCATGATGGTGCCGATCGTCCAAGCggtgctgcagcagctcaaCAACACTGAGGCAGAGACACCTCAGATCCTCAGCTCAGAGGACCCGGTCCAGACATCAGACACTGACAGTAAACAGCCTCCACAGATGGAGAAACAGAGTGAAGGACAAG GCCCAGTGGTGGTGACTTTCTTGGACGCCACAGTGGAGGCTGCCATGCGTAAGGAGGCAGCAGAAAGGCGGAGAATGTGTAAAGGGATGACCCTGTGTGTTTGTTACGCTGCCAGCATCGGAGGCACCGCCACGCTGACGGGAACCGGCCCCAATCTGGTGCTCAAGGGCCAGATGAACCA ACTCTTTCCTGAAAACGGAGATGTGATTAACTTTGCCTCCTGGTTCGGCTTTGCCTTCCCTAACATGATCCTCATGCTCACGCTGGCGTGGctttggctgcagtttgtcttCATGGGATTCAA ctttaagaaGACATGGGGCTGTGGGGCTGTGAAGACAGAGAAGGACATTGCTGCCTATAACGTGATCCGTGAGGAGCATCGTCGGCTGGGGTCCATGTCCTTTGGGGAGTTAAATGTCCTGGGTCTTTTCATTCTGCTGGTGGTGATGTGGTTCTCAAGGGACCCGGGCTTTGTCGCTGGCTGGGCGACACATTTCTTCAACTCCAAAGCAGA GTATGTGACAGATGCCACAGTGGCAATCTTCATCGCCGTCCTCCTCTTTGTTCTGCCCTCTAAACCCCCGCGTTTCTGTTCGCGCAGGACTCAAAGTTTTGACACAG CACCTCATCAAACTGTTGGCCCAACTCCACCTCTGCTCACCTGGAAAGTTGCCCAAAAGAAGTTACCATGGGGCATCGTGCTTCTTCTTGGCGGAGGTTTTGCTCTGGCTAAGGGCAGTGAA GAATCAGGACTCTCGAAGTGGTTGGGAGATCAAATGACTCCCCTGCAACACATCCCTCCCTGGGCAATTGCTATCATCTTATGCCTGCTGATTGCCACCTTCACAGAGTGCACCAGTAACGTGGCCACTGCGACGCTCTTCCTACCTGTCTTAGCCTCAATG TCTCAGTCCATTGGAATCAATCCACTGTACGTCATGGTGCCTTGTACTCTGAGTGCCTCTTTCGCCTTCATGCTGCCTGTCGCCACGCCTCCAAACGCTATAGTCTTCTCTTATGGATACCTCAAGGTTGCTGACATG GCCAGGACAGGAATAGTCATGAACATCATTGGCATCCTTTGTATTACACTGGCCATCAACACCTGGGGCAAGGCCATGTTTGACCTGGATACTTTCCCCGCCTGGGCCAACGTCACCGGGGTGTGA